The following are encoded together in the Salvia hispanica cultivar TCC Black 2014 chromosome 6, UniMelb_Shisp_WGS_1.0, whole genome shotgun sequence genome:
- the LOC125195277 gene encoding uncharacterized protein LOC125195277, with amino-acid sequence MSRWLFLHIASSLATRYGCFTLRSDANGRIKLLTIQKCTAAIRLLAYGRPADMFDEYLHMGETASLQVLRQFCRSIITIFGREYLRKPHRRLPDTAYYARESARFFRDDGQHRLLALGMEELPGGLERAVHYRVQMQTPDDNPGSWSNNDISVLQLSHLFNSSTGVRVQKFVS; translated from the exons ATGTCTCGATGGCTCTTCCTACATATAGCATCATCATTGGCGACGCGGTATGGGTGTTTCACTCTCCGATCTGATGCCAACGGTAGGATCAAATTGTTGACGATACAGAAGTGCACTGCTGCAATTAGGCTGCTGGCCTATGGCAGACCGGCTgacatgttcgacgaatacTTGCACATGGGCGAGACGGCTAGCCTACAGGTTTTGAGACAGTTTTGTAGGAGCATCATCACGATATTTGGTAGAGAGTATCTCCGAAAGCCACACCGCCGACTGCCAGATACTGCTTACTATGCACGAGAGAGTGCACGGTTTTTCAGGGATGATGGACAACATAGATTGCTTGCACTGGGAATGGAGGAACTGCCCGGTGGCTTGGAAAGGGCAGTTCACTACCGGGTTCAAATGCAAACACCTGACGATAATCCTGGAAGCT GGTCTAACAACGACATCAGTGTTCTGCAGTTGTCACATCTCTTCAATAGCAGTACTGGCGTGAGGGTCCAAAAATTTGTTTCGTAG